The following are from one region of the Sciurus carolinensis chromosome 5, mSciCar1.2, whole genome shotgun sequence genome:
- the Proser1 gene encoding proline and serine-rich protein 1 encodes MDKKSFETVLDEIRKAVLTEYKLKAIEYVHGYFSSEQVVDLLRYFSWAEPQLKAMKALQHKMVAVHPAEVVNILNCFTFSKDKLVALELLASNIVDAQNSRPIEDLFRINMSEKKRCKRVLEQAFKGGCKAPHAMISSCGTIPGNPYPKGRPSRINGIFPGTPLKKDGEECTNEGKGIAARILGPSKPPPSTYNPHKPVPYPIPPCRPHATIAPSAYNNAGLVPLANVIAPGIPPPSPYTPNPVGTENEDLSNQSKPTQNQTFSTPASQLFSPHGSNPSTPAATPVPTASPVKTVSASVAATVSGMNLPNTVLPVFPGQVSSAIHTPQPSTPNPTVIRTLSLPAAPITSIHSTTSAPVPSVFSGLVPLPGPSATPTPAPQATPTPRATLASSESFASTSAPFTSLSFSANSTAASANNPNSASLSSVFAGLPLPLTPASQGVSNSTPVIAGGSAPSAAGPLGVNNPLLSALKGFLTSNDTNLINSSALSSAVTSGLASLSSLTKRNSDSPASAPSKCYAPAAIPTPQGSSTPGLAMFPGLPSPVPNTTSTPPTLPVQSPLATATSSSTSVPVSCGSSASLLHGPHPGTSDLHISPTPAVTTIPVMIKTEPTSPTPSAFKGPSHSVTPSHGTLGLSGTLGRAYTSTSVPISLSTCLNPALSGLSSLSTPLNGSNPLSSISLPPHASSTPIAPVFTALPPFTSLTNSFPLPGNPSLNPSVSLPGSLIASSSATATSAAMPPPSSTAAVLSGLSASAPVSAAPFPLNLSTAVPSLFSVTQGPLPPSNPSYPGFSVSNTPSVTPALPSFPGLQAPSTVTAVTQLPVVATAPSPAPVLPGFASAFSSNFNSALVAQAGLSSGLQAAGSSVFPGLLSLPGIPGFSQNPSQSSLQELQHNAAAAQSALLQQVHSASALESYPAQPDGFPSYPSTPGTPFSLQPSLSQSGWQ; translated from the exons GTAGTTGATTTACTGAGATATTTTTCCTGGGCTGAGCCTCAATTGAAAGCAATGAAAGCATTACAGCAT aaaatgGTGGCTGTTCACCCAGCAGAAGTGGTCAATATACTCAACTGTTTCACCTTCAGTAAAGACAAACTAGTTGCTCTTGAACTGTTAGCTTC AAACATTGTTGATGCACAGAATTCTCGTCCCATTGAAGATTTATTCAGGATAAATATGTCTGAGAAGAAACGGTGCAAAAGAGTACTTGAACAG GCTTTTAAGGGGGGCTGCAAAGCTCCTCATGCTATGATATCTTCTTGTGGAACAATCCCAGGAAATCCATATCCCAAAGGAAGACCTAGTCGTATAAATGGAATTTTCCCA GGAACTCCTTTGAAAAAGGATGGTGAAGAATGTACTAATGAAGGCAAAGGAATAGCTGCACGGATTCTTGGACCATCCAAGCCA CCTCCTTCAACATACAATCCACATAAACCTGTTCCTTATCCAATACCTCCATGCCGGCCACATGCAACTATTGCACCAA gtGCTTACAACAATGCAGGTCTGGTACCACTAGCCAATGTGATAGCTCCAGGCATACCCCCTCCGTCTCCATATACTCCGAATCCTGTAGGAACAG aaaatGAAGACCTTTCCAATCAGTCAAAACCTACACAAAATCAAA CATTTTCTACCCCAGCAAGTCAACTCTTTTCTCCTCATGGTTCTAATCCTTCAACACCTGCTGCAACTCCTGTTCCTACTGCATCTCCAGTCAAGACAGTATCAGCATCAGTAGCTGCCACCGTTTCTGGAATGAACTTGCCGAATACTGTCCTTCCTGTATTCCCAGGGCAGGTCTCCTCAGCCATTCATACTCCTCAGCCATCAACGCCAAACCCAACAGTTATCAGGACCCTTTCATTGCCTGCTGCACCCATTACTTCCATCCACAGTACAACATCTGCTCCTGTTCCTTCTGTTTTTTCTGGCCTAGTGCCACTGCCAGGTCCTTCTGCTactccaaccccagcccctcaggccACACCCACACCTCGGGCTACTCTCGCTTCCAGTGAATCATTTGCTTCTACTTCTGCTCCTTTCACTAGCCTCTCCTTTTCTGCCAACTCTACTGCTGCTTCTGCCAACAATCCGAATTCTGCTTCACTGTCATCGGTTTTTGCAGGTCTCCCTTTGCCCTTAACACCAGCCTCCCAAGGTGTATCCAACTCAACTCCTGTAATTGCGGGTGGTTCTGCCCCCAGTGCTGCTGGTCCACTCGGTGTAAATAATCCTCTTCTGTCTGCTCTAAAAGGCTTTCTGACATCAAATGACACCAATTTAATCAACTCCTCTGCTTTGTCATCTGCTGTCACGAGTGGGTTGGCTTCGTTGTCCTCTCTTACTAAGCGAAACtctgattctcctgcttcagcgcCTAGCAAGTGCTATGCCCCCGCAGCCATCCCCACCCCACAGGGATCTTCCACTCCTGGGCTGGCCATGTTCCCAGGCCTGCCGTCTCCTGTCCCTAACACAACTTCCACTCCCCCTACGCTGCCTGTGCAGTCCCCTTTGGCTACTGCTACTTCCTCTTCGACATCAGTGCCCGTTAGCTGTGGCTCCTCAGCCTCCCTTTTGCACGGCCCCCACCCAGGTACCTCAGACCTGCATATTTCACCTACCCCAGCCGTAACAACGATTCCCGTTATGATCAAAACCGAGCCCACAAGTCCTACTCCCTCGGCCTTCAAAGGCCCTTCTCATTCCGTGACTCCCTCTCATGGCACTTTAGGTTTGTCAGGGACATTGGGTCGTGCGTACACTTCGACATCCGTGCCCATCAGTTTGTCTACTTGCCTTAACCCTGCACTATCAGGTCTCTCCAGCTTGAGCACTCCCCTGAACGGCTCCAATCCCCTCTCTTCCATTTCCCTTCCGCCTCACGCTTCCTCCACGCCTATCGCTCCAGTGTTCACTGCTCTTCCTCCTTTCACTTCTCTGACCAATAGTTTTCCTTTACCTGGCAACCCGTCTCTTAATCCATCAGTGTCTCTTCCAGGGTCCTTaatagcctcctcatctgccacCGCCACCTCCGCAGCCATGCCTCCTCCTAGCTCCACAGCAGCTGTTCTCTCAGGGCTCTCTGCCTCAGCTCCAGTCTCGGCAGCACCTTTCCCCCTCAACTTATCCACTGCTGTCCCCTCACTTTTTTCAGTTACCCAGGGACCTCTGCCCCCCTCAAATCCCTCCTATCCTGGCTTTTCTGTCTCCAACACCCCAAGTGTTACCCCTGCTCTCCCTTCGTTCCCGGGGCTGCAGGCGCCCTCCACAGTCACAGCTGTCACACAACTGCCTGTTGTGGCTACGGCCCCATCACCGGCTCCTGTCCTCCCGGGATTCGCTTCAGCATTTAGTTCTAATTTCAACTCTGCTCTTGTTGCACAAGCCGG TTTATCATCTGGACTTCAAGCTGCAGGCAGCTCTGTCTTTCCAGGCCTCCTGTCCCTCCCAGGTATCCCTGGGTTTTCCCAGAATCCTTCACAGTCATCCTTGCAAGAATTACAACATAACGCAGCAGCGGCACAGTCAGCATTGTTACAGCAG GTCCATTCAGCTTCAGCTCTGGAAAGCTATCCAGCTCAGCCTGATGGGTTTCCTAGTTATCCTTCAACACCAGGAACTCCATTTTCTTTGCAGCCAAGCCTGTCCCAAAGTGGGTggcagtga